The stretch of DNA tgtattagtatgttctaaaagtcttccaaagacagtttgtatgtagaatttgaaatataaaagttggagcaaaaaaacatttttttcatggtgaccctaacgtaacttagaaaaaaggcgccatatcggttatttcaagagatagaaaaaactttgttctacaaagatgtctcatttaactgggactacaacattgtcgatctacatttacctctatctataatgataagaaagttagattttttatttcatcgacaattttggtcaccctatttttgataacataagaACGAGCactctatcgtatgtaacaactttgtcgaagacagtttttgcctagagaataactgtcgagctcttaatgctaatttccacttaaatgcatctcctggaccattgtgcactgctTGAACttgattacaaaaaaggtatataaagtttggcaagtcagtatggcacctgcgcctgaacgatttccgccaaagtcgtaattcttgagaacgttgtcGAACGTTAGTTGTCATttcttcgatatccactctgttacgatgttttgttcccatcagcagcattgtaggaaatccagattcatataaattctacgcaaaagacaacaacaACGCTAACGCTTATTCCGCATATCAGCATAAGGATCGACCATTTGTAaatcgatgagtttgttctgaaattgatctgaaactttcgtcactgccagtcCGAAGGCatttcaaaccatgtccaaatttttccctgatataaggaaaatatttttcaagtttaaTTTGTTGTTAAAAGTCTTGACGAAAGCTGTGCAATTTCCTATTTTATGGTCTCCTGTATTGTTTCAATCATCATTCATTCAAAGTCTTTCGAACATTACgagttgttcaattgaacattacatttcagatttgaAAAAGATGgccgaggatcgcaaattttagcgtatccgatagtttttgtgaaaattctTGTTAATCATTGTCCTTTTCAAAGCGAAGTAAATGTGCACAAGTCCCTTGCACAATTCACCCCCCCCTCTAATGATTaaattccccactaggggggaaGTTCCCActggttgaaaatcactgttcTAGTTCGACTGATTTTatatagtttattttattaacAGTAACTTCATACCATTAAAtcgttttattaattttatttatttctaagcTGCCTCGTGATACCAACGCATCTAAATCAGACCGATCGATAATCTCCTGTTCCATACAGCTTCTGGGTTCCATTACTACTCTCGCCGAGAAACTCTTCGAATTGGCCTTTCTGAGATAGCATTTCGCGCTTCGGCCGCATTATTCCTTTTACGTCGTTCAAGCTAATATCCATTTCGCGGAAAGCGTTTAGCAGAATAACAGCTACAATGACCACGAAGAACCCGCATAAATCTCCAATAACGTCTACGGCTTTCATGCGACCCCATTCCTTGAACAGAATTGCCGATGCCGAAATGACTAGCGTAGTGAAAATAACATAATAGATTGGAGTGACGATGCTGGTGTTGAACATGTCCAGCGCTTTGTTTAGATAGTTTATTTGAATTCCAACAAACACCGCAGTGATGACGATTAGGAAATAAGGGAGCCACATCCCGAAGTCATTTGATTTTCCTGAGATTGTGTCCCGCAATGCTAATCCGAGTGCTTTGCATGACATCACTGTCAGGCTTCCGATTGCAGAACACAACAAAATGTAAACGAGCACATTCTTGTGGCCATATCGTGGCCCCCAGCAGCATCCGATGAACAAGGATAGGGACAGGATGAGCATCACATACGTGATGAAAGCCGGAGCCTGTAGTTTCTCCACCAACAATCCCAAATCATCGATCTCTCCATCCTTCGGGGAATGAATGACGATAATAGTAGATCCTATTATACACAGAAAACAACCCAGTTTACCAAGGAGATTCAGTCGCTCTTTGAGAAATTTGGAAGCTAACACTGCTGTTACGATCACACTGAGTGCCCCCAGTGGTGTGACTAGTGAGGCTGGGGCGAACGCGTACGCCGCGAAATTTGCTGCCTCGCCGATTCCCACTGAAACGAAAGATTTATATTAGCAATGTTGAATCAAATTGATGGGATTATATCCCCAAAAACATTCTTATCTCCATGAGTAATAAACATGATGTGCGTTGAACGAGGAAAGCCCTGCGATGAGTCATAATAGATCATAGCTCAATACTCACTGCATATCAAACCGGCCCACCAGATCCAATCTTTGAGATACCCGAAGCCTCCGGCGCTTGCTCGCATCGATCCTACTCTGGACAATCTAATCAggccaattttcttgatgataaAACTCGAACCAATGAAGAAACTGCTGGATAATGCCAATGATAAACCAATGTAGAAATCCTGCTGCTTGTACAAGGAGTTGACCGACTCTCGTGATGCCATTTTTGATATTCTTATCAATAGAACGAGTCTGTACGACGAATGCAGGCAGTAAATGAATCAACTCTTCATTATAGATTGTATTTCGAATAGATTGAACAAAATCTCCGCACTCCTTATTCCCTATTCAACTATTACTGTAAGGTTTCCCGTTTCGACTTctgttttgtttcatttgaattatGAACCAATTTGATACTTtgttttgacgtttgtttacaAGTGCAAGATACCGTTCAATGTGGGTAATTCGAGAAATAAAATCAATATGTGGAGACACAGCCCTATTTTTCTCTGTGAAATTGATTCCTCgcataaaaatgtaaaaaaatcgagTCAATGGATGTATACAGATGTACACTTTGTTTTGACGtacgattacgtctttcgggaacatattggggtacaaattgaaaatcgaagaccgagcacatcgtgaaaattgtccaatttcaaacgcttattgctcagtcatttcatgatggattgatgaagtttttgcgtcaatcgatttcggtacttcataacaattttttatattgaataaaatagtatatgtcatgaaactaactttcgaacaattgaaaaatctcaacccctatcctaacggaaatacccacttctgatttgtcgaattgacgacacatgcggcgggtccctaaaagagacatcaaaaccaagctgcctgggagaaataggcattgtaaatacatggaagtatggggaacttttgctcccaccgaattgtgttccctaacagagacatcgaaaccaagctgcctgggggaaaacggcattgcaaatacataaaagtaggggaagctttcgttcctaccgaaatgtattccctaacagagatatcaaaactaagtagcccgggggaaatcggcattgcaaatatatgaaagtcgggggcatttttatattacaagtaaggtgagtgatacgattaattctagcaaataaaatttaaatttggatctttaatgttggtttcttcgtgaaatttcatatcaatgaccgatcgtgtattgtgaaaaatttagcacaagtgtaagtgcaaaattgtatatggtagcagttgtgttaaaaatgatttgaaatatggaacgatttatttcaattttcattaataaaaaccaaggtgtattcccgctcgagaacgggtcgtttggtttaagctgtctgttttgttatgttcattttaacccaaggaaagtttatacggtgagaa from Toxorhynchites rutilus septentrionalis strain SRP chromosome 3, ASM2978413v1, whole genome shotgun sequence encodes:
- the LOC129777110 gene encoding magnesium transporter NIPA2 is translated as MASRESVNSLYKQQDFYIGLSLALSSSFFIGSSFIIKKIGLIRLSRVGSMRASAGGFGYLKDWIWWAGLICMGIGEAANFAAYAFAPASLVTPLGALSVIVTAVLASKFLKERLNLLGKLGCFLCIIGSTIIVIHSPKDGEIDDLGLLVEKLQAPAFITYVMLILSLSLFIGCCWGPRYGHKNVLVYILLCSAIGSLTVMSCKALGLALRDTISGKSNDFGMWLPYFLIVITAVFVGIQINYLNKALDMFNTSIVTPIYYVIFTTLVISASAILFKEWGRMKAVDVIGDLCGFFVVIVAVILLNAFREMDISLNDVKGIMRPKREMLSQKGQFEEFLGESSNGTQKLYGTGDYRSV